The Falco cherrug isolate bFalChe1 chromosome 15, bFalChe1.pri, whole genome shotgun sequence genome includes a region encoding these proteins:
- the POU3F4 gene encoding POU domain, class 3, transcription factor 4, which produces MATAASNPYSLLGSGSLAHADGAGMQQGSPFRNPQKLLQSEYLQGVPGNGHPLGHHWVTSLSDGGPWPSALAGGPLEQPDVKPGREDLQLGAIIHHRSPHVSHHSPHANHPSAWGASPAHSASLAPPAAAAAGQPLNVYSQAGFAVGGMLEHGGLTPPPAAAAAQGLHPGLRGEAGGEHGELGGHHCQDHSDEETPTSDELEQFAKQFKQRRIKLGFTQADVGLALGTLYGNVFSQTTICRFEALQLSFKNMCKLKPLLNKWLEEADSSTGSPTSIDKIAAQGRKRKKRTSIEVSVKGVLETHFLKCPKPAAQEISSLADSLQLEKEVVRVWFCNRRQKEKRMTPPGEQPQHEVYSHGVKTDTACHDL; this is translated from the coding sequence ATGGCCACAGCCGCCTCCAACCCCTACAGCCTGCTCGGCTCCGGCTCGCTCGCCCATGCGGACGGCGCGGGCATGCAGCAGGGGAGCCCCTTCCGCAACCcgcagaagctgctgcagagcgAGTACCTGCAGGGCGTCCCCGGCAATGGGCACCCGCTGGGGCACCACTGGGTGACCAGCCTGAGCGACGGCGGGCCCTGGCCCTCGGCGCTGGCCGGCGGCCCGCTGGAGCAGCCCGACGTCAAGCCGGGCCGCGAGGACCTGCAGCTGGGCGCCATCATCCACCATCGCTCGCCCCACGTCTCCCACCACTCGCCCCACGCCAACCACCCCAGCGCCTGGGGCGCCAGCCCGGCCCACAGCGCCTCGCTggcccccccggccgccgccgcggccgggcaGCCCCTCAACGTCTACTCGCAGGCCGGCTTCGCGGTGGGCGGCATGCTGGAGCACGGCGGGCTcaccccgccgcccgccgccgccgccgcgcagggCTTGCACCCGGGGCTGCGCGGCGAGGCCGGCGGCGAGCACGGCGAGCTGGGCGGGCACCACTGCCAGGACCACTCGGACGAGGAGACGCCGACCTCGGACGAGCTGGAGCAGTTCGCCAAGCAGTTCAAGCAGCGGCGCATCAAGCTGGGCTTCACCCAGGCCGACGTGGGCTTGGCCCTGGGGACCCTCTACGGCAACGTCTTCTCGCAGACCACCATCTGCCGCTTCGAggccctgcagctcagcttcaAGAACATGTGCAAGCTGAAGCCGCTGCTGAACAAGTGGCTGGAGGAGGCCGACTCCTCCACCGGCAGCCCCACCAGCATCGACAAGATCGCGGCgcaggggaggaagaggaagaagcgGACCTCCATCGAGGTGAGTGTCAAGGGCGTGCTGGAAACGCACTTTCTCAAGTGTCCCAAGCCGGCCGCCCAGGAGATCTCCTCGCTGGCAGacagcctgcagctggagaaggaggtggTGCGGGTCTGGTTCTGCAACCGGCGGCAGAAGGAGAAGCGCATGACGCCGCCGGGCGAGCAGCCGCAGCACGAGGTGTACTCCCACGGCGTGAAAACGGACACGGCCTGCCACGACCTCTGA